ATTCAGCCACTGCAATCCAAAAGCCAGTTGGGCAACTACTATGGTGGTAGCAAAAATGTTATCTCCTTTAAAAGACATTTGCTCGATCAACAGGCTTCCTGCTATCACTGTGAGCAAAGGAACCAATATATCAGTTTTATCCACGCCTTTGTTTACCATCAAATGCATCGCAGAAACAATAATTAACGGAAGTATTAATTTAATGTATTTTCTGCTTCCTCTTTTCGTCTCTATACTTTCGGCAATTAAAAAGACCCCTAAATAGCCCGGCAAACCTTTGACGCTTTGATAAATCACCAACTTTGCCGCCGCCAGTATTAATAAACCAGTATCCACCCTCTTAATACTTTTTTCTATCAAATCAACTATAGATAGAGCTAACGGCACTAACAACTTGGGAATATAGAAACCCAGAGCAACCAATACAACTCCAATTAAAAAGACATAGCGTTTACGGGGGACAATCTTTACCATGCTCCTCTCCCTCCCCCGCTATCTGTAAACTGAGTTGAGTGGTATTTTGACGGCTTCCATGTCTCTTACCACCGTTATAGGTATTTGATTCTCTTTGGCAATGCGGCTGAAAAAACCATCTCGGTTACCGTTTCTTAAAACAATCATATAATCGGCATGTGGTGCTAACATATTGATTAGTTCATCGTTTTTATGCCCCCGCCGACTCCGGCCACCTAAATGTAAAAGAATAACCGGTATGCGCTGTTTCTTTGCGGCTTTAACCAGTTCCAAGGCTCTTTGTTTTTCCTCCCCCCACGAGATTCGGGAACTAAGCATACCCATATCACTGTATCCGACTGCCACCAGCAAGCTACCGTATCCTTCCACATCGATTGCTTCGGCTTTATAGCGGTAATAATTCCTTATTTTTAACTCATCGGCCATCTTAGCTACTATTAATCCCTCCGGGCCTTGTCCTACCGTGGTAATCAGTGCCCGTTCCCGGCCGAGCGGTTTAAACAGGTGAGGAACGGTCTCAGCATGGTTATCACCGGAGGGCAGACGGAAGTACCAAGTTAAAATAAGAATGCTTACGATTAAGAGTATTAATAAAGCTTTGCGCAACCTGTACACCACCTGTTCGTACTGCTTCCTATTTCGATGACGTTTTGCGTAAATCCTTTAAAAAAAGCGCCATTTGGCGCCTGACATAACTGACAAACCCTGCAGCTAAACTAACTGCAGGGCTGTGATTTTTGAAGTAATATACTCCTTTATTGCATTTTGCGGATTATGGCATCGGCCATCTCGCTGGTACCGGCACTGCCACCCAAATCATAAGTAACAAATTTCTTCTCCTCTAAAACCTCATTAACGGCCTGCCGGACCCTGGCAGCAGCTTCAAACTCTCCTAAGTGTTCCAGCATCATTACGCCCGACAGAATGATGGCCAAGGGATTAACTTTGTTCTGTCCCGCGTACTTGGGAGCGCTCCCGTGCACCGGCTCAAAAACGGCCGCCTCATCTCCGATGTTAGCTCCCGGAGCCACGCCCAGACCACCTACTAACCCTGCACATAGATCCGAAAGGATGTCACCGTAGAGATTAGGCATAACCAGTACATCATAGAGCTCCGGTTTTTGTACCAGTTGCATACACATGTTATCTACAATGCGGTCTTCAAACTCTATCTCCGGGTACTCCTGGGCAACCTTACGGGCACATTCCAGAAACAAACCGTCGGAAAGCTTGAGAATATTAGCTTTATGCACGGCGGTTACTTTACGCCGGTTTTGATTTTTAGCCAACTCGAAGGCAAAACGCACTATTCTTTCCGAAGCCCGGCGGGTAATGATCTTGATGCTTTCCGCAGCATCCTCTCCTACCATGTGCTCGACCCCGGCGTACAGGTCCTCTGTGTTCTCCCGCACCACTATAAGATCTATGTTATCATACCGACTATTCACACCAGGAAGCGTCTTAGCCGGGCGAACATTGGCATAAAGGTCCAGCGCTTTGCGCAGCGCAACATTAACACTGCGAAAACCAGTCCCCACCGGAGTGGTCAAGGGGCCCTTGAGGGCCACCTTGTTTTTGCGGATAGAATCCAGCACGGGCTCCGGTAAAGGAGTACCATATTCCTTAATCACAGCTTCGCCCGCTTCAACAACTTCCCACTCAATCTCCACTCCTGAGGCATCTAACACTCGCCTGGCCGCCTCTGTAATCTCAGGTCCAATGCCGTCTCCGGGTATCAAAGTTATTACATGTTTCATCAGTTTCTCACTCCGTTTCATGTAATGTCAGATGTAGCCAAAAATTCATCTGTTTAAGAAGTTTTTCTCTTCCCCTGTATGTAGTCTTCGTAAATATATACCAGTTCTTTATCAAAGAGCGACCGCTTCAGGTCGACCGCCGCAGCCCGTACTCTGGCTAAAATTTCTGTAGCCTCTTTTTCATTCAGGTGAATACCATATTCGTGAAACTTGGCAATAATAGCCGCCGTACCCGAGTGTTTTCCTATAACAATCTGGCGTTCCAAACCTACTTCTTCCGGAGTGAAGGCCTCATAAGTACGGGCGTGTTTCAGCATTCCGTCGGCATGGATACCTGATTCATGAGCAAACATATTGGTCCCAACAATTGCCTTCCAGGCAGGCAACTCTCGACCGGAAGCCAAGGATACGTACTCGGCAAGCTCTCGGAACATTTCCGTGTTAAATTCCAAATCGGTATTATCCAGGTACTTTAAGGCCATAACCACTTCTTCCAGAGCGGCATTGCCGGCCCGCTCTCCCAGACCGACAACCGTTACTCCCGCGTGGGTAGCCCCCGCCCTGATGCCGGCAAAGGTATTAGCCGTAGCCATCCCGAAATCGTTGTGCATATGCATTTCAATATCGATTTTTACCTCTTCGATGAGATGCTTTATCCGTTCGTAGGTACTAAAAGGTTCCATAATTCCTACCGTGTCGCAGAAACGCAGGCGGTCGGCACCCGCCTCCTTGGCGGCCTTAGCAAATTTAATTAAGAAATCCTGTTCGGTTCGTGAAGCATCTTCCGCATTAACCGACACATACAAGTTATGTTTTTTGGCAAACTCAACAGCCTTGACCATGTTCTTAATTACTTCTTCTCGGGTACTCCGCAACTTATGCTGGATATGAATGTCGGAGGTGGAAATGGATATGGCCACCGCATCCACTCCGCAATCCAGGGAGTGTTTGATGTCAGAAATTACCGCCCGGTTCCAGCCCATTATACTGGCTTTCAAACCGGAATCAACAATTTGCTTAATCGCTTCTTTTTCATCTCCACCCATAACGGGAATGCCGGCCTCAATTTGATGAACGCCTACCTTATCTAATAGTTTTGCAATACGTACTTTTTCCTTATTGGCAAAAACTACTCCGGCCGTTTGCTCTCCATCCCTAAGAGTAGTGTCAACGATTATTACATGTCTTTTCATCAAATATCACCCCTTTTCTTAAAAAATTTATTCTTTGGCTCAATTCCCTGGATACGTGCTGCGTCATTCTTCCGGGACCGGCAATTTCCCCTGCCTGCAGAACGTCCAGATTAGCCAACCACTGCTCTTCACCGTCTCATCCTCCTCAATCTCAGGTAATGCTGCCAAAAAGCTCTCTGACAGCCGGCCACAAAAAAACACCTCCTTCGAGAAACCGGTACAGGGAGGTGTTGCATTCTGTAGATAGAAAGCTTTTCGTTCTACTTAACGAATGTTCCGTCTTCGTCGCTTCGCTAGAACCCTGCCTCCCTGCTTGGACTTCCCGAAAATAATACGCCAATATATCTTATTCACCAGTGTGCCCTTATTTTCCTGCTTATTGAGCTAAAATTAAGCATATTTTTTATCTTTTCACTAGTTTCTCCAATTTCTATTTGCTTGCTGGGAATAACACAATTTCTCTTTTTCTTAATCAACCTACCCAGGGCGAAAACTGGTTTAACTAACCGTGGCCACTAGGGTTTAAAATGGCCCCCTGGTAGGGGGCCTCAGATTGGTTACAACCTTTCCCGCAATAACTTGTTAACCAATTGGGGGTTGGCCTTACCTTTGGTGGCCTTCATCACCTGGCCCACTAGGAAACCAAAGGCTCTGTCCTTACCGTTACGGTAGTCTTCTACCGATTTGGGGTTCTCCTCTATCACCTTATCTACTATAGGCGCCAGCACCTTTTCATCGGTAATCTGTACCAAACCTTTTTCCTTGACGATTTCCTCTGCACCCTTACCGGTCTCGAACATTTCCTCAAAGACGGTTTTAGCTATTTTCCCGCTTATAGTACCCTTATTAATCAAAGCGAGCAGTTCCGCGAGACCTTCCGGTTTTACCGGCGAATCCTCCACCTCCAGGTTATGGGCATTCAATAATCGCAACAGCTCGCCCATAATCCAGTTACTTACCGTTTTGGCATCAGAAAATTTTTCCACACACTGGTCGAAATAGTCCGCCAAGGCCTTGCTGCCAGTTATCACCATGGCATCATAAGCAGGTAACCCATATTCTTCCATAAGCCTCCGTCGGCGAGCATCAGGTAGCTCCGGCAACGTTTGGCGCACCCGTTCTACCCATTCCCGATCAATGACCAGCGGTACTAAATCCGGTTCCGGGAAATAACGATAGTCATGGGCTTCCTCTTTACTGCGCAGGGTAATGGTAATTCCTTTGCTTTCGTCCCAAGAACGGGTTTCTTGAACTATCCTGCCTCCATCTTCCAAAATCTCAATCTGGCGCTTGATTTCGTATTCCAACGCCCTTTGCAGGGCCTTGAAGGAGTTCAAGTTCTTGATTTCCGTCTTAGTCCCGAATTCGGTACTGCCTTTCGGCCGTACCGATACGTTGGCATCGCAGCGAAGTGAACCTTCCTGCATCTTGCAATCCGAAACATCACAATATTGAAGAATTGCCTTCAGCTTTTCCATATAGAGTCTGGCTTCAACCGGTGAGCGCAAATCCGGTTCAGAGACAATCTCTATTAGAGGCACACCAGTACGATTATAGTCCACCAGAGAATATTCCGCCTCCGCTATATCGTCGCCTTGATGAATCAGCTTGCCGGCATCCTCTTCCATATGCAGGCGCGTAATACCGATTCTCTTTGTCTGGCCGTCTACTTCAATTTCCAGGTAACCGTTTTTAGCAATAGGCAGATCGTACTGGGAAATTTGGTAGTTCTTAGGTAAATCGGGATAGTAGTAATTTTTCCGGTCAAACTTGCTGAACTCGGCTATTTCACAATTAAGGGCCAGTCCGGCCTTAATAGCGTATTCCACTACATTGCGGTTGAGAACCGGTAGTACTCCCGGCATTCCCAGGCAAATGGGACACACATGCGTGTTGGGGGCACCGCCAAATTCGGTAGTACATCCACAGAAAATCTTGGAATTAGTCTTAAGCTCCGCATGCACTTCCAAACCAATTACCGCTTCATATTCCGCCATTACCGCTTCACCTCCAGCGCCGGCTTCGCCCTATGATAATCGGTGTTTTGCTCAAAGGTGTAGGCCACCCGGAGGATAGTCACCTCGTCGAAAGGCTTGCCTATTATCTGCAGCCCGACCGGTAACCCCTGGCTGAACCCACAGGGAATGGAAATAGCCGGAAGACCAGCCATATTGACCGGGATGGTACAGATGTCGGAAAGGTACATGGCCAGAGGATCATTGGCCTTTTCTCCGATTTTAAAGGCCACCGTAGGAGAAGTAGGAGCTATCAATGCATCATATTTTTCAAAAGCCCTATCGAAGTCTCTCTTGATAAGAGTACGCACTTTAAGGGCTTTAAGGTAATAAGCGTCATAATATCCCGAGCTCAGAGCATAAGTACCCAGCATGATTCTCCGCTTTACCTCAGGGCCGAACCCTTCCCTGCGGGTCTTCATATACATGCTTACCGTATCCTTGGCCTCCTCCGTCCGGTAGCCGTACTTTACTCCGTCGTACCGGGCCAGGTTGGAGCTGGCCTCCGCCGGAGCAATAAGATAGTAAGCGGGAAGAGCGTACTCGGTGTGAGGTAGGCTGACTTCCTCACAACAGGCGCCCAGTTCCTCAAGTTTGGATATAGCCTGGTTAACTGCTTCCTTTACTTCCGCGTCAAGTCCCTCTCCGAAATACTCGCGGGGAATCCCCAGCCGCAGGCCTTTGATATCTGGAACCAACGCCTGTCGGTAGTCAGGAACAGGCAGGTTCGCCGAAGTAGAGTCGTACGGATCATGTCCGGCAATGGCCTGCAGGACTAGAGCACAATCGGTAACATCTTTGGTAATAGGTCCGATCTGGTCCAGAGAAGAAGCAAAGGCTACCAGTCCGAAACGGGACACCAGACCGTATGTAGGCTTAAGCCCAACTACCCCGCAAAAAGAAGCCGGCTGCCGGATGGAACCGCCGGTGTCGGAGCCCAGCGTATAGATGGCCTCGTCAGCCGCTACCGCCGCTACCGCACCACCGCTGGAACCGCCCGGAACTCGGTCCAAATCCCAGGGATTCCGGGTAGGAAAAAAGGCGGAGTTTTCATTGGAAGAGCCCATGGCAAATTCGTCCATGTTCAGTTTCCCCAAACAAATTGCTCCGGCCTCTTCCAACCGTTCTACTACGGTAGCATTATAAGGCGGCACAAAATTTTCCAGAATTTTGGAAGAGCAGGTGGTTTTAATACCTTTGGTACAAATATTATCTTTAAAGCCCATGGGTATACCGGCCAAAGGACCAAGCGTTTCTCCTGAAGCTAAGGACTTATCAACCTTGTCCGCCTGTTGTAAAGCCTTTTCCTTGGTTAGGGTCACATACGCTTTTACCGAATCATCTACCTCTTCAATCCGTTCCAAAACGCTCTGGGTTATTTCCCGGGAGCTGACTTCTTTCTTCTGTAACAGCTCGTGAAG
This is a stretch of genomic DNA from Calderihabitans maritimus. It encodes these proteins:
- a CDS encoding DUF6305 family protein translates to MRKALLILLIVSILILTWYFRLPSGDNHAETVPHLFKPLGRERALITTVGQGPEGLIVAKMADELKIRNYYRYKAEAIDVEGYGSLLVAVGYSDMGMLSSRISWGEEKQRALELVKAAKKQRIPVILLHLGGRSRRGHKNDELINMLAPHADYMIVLRNGNRDGFFSRIAKENQIPITVVRDMEAVKIPLNSVYR
- a CDS encoding isocitrate dehydrogenase (NAD(+)), whose protein sequence is MKHVITLIPGDGIGPEITEAARRVLDASGVEIEWEVVEAGEAVIKEYGTPLPEPVLDSIRKNKVALKGPLTTPVGTGFRSVNVALRKALDLYANVRPAKTLPGVNSRYDNIDLIVVRENTEDLYAGVEHMVGEDAAESIKIITRRASERIVRFAFELAKNQNRRKVTAVHKANILKLSDGLFLECARKVAQEYPEIEFEDRIVDNMCMQLVQKPELYDVLVMPNLYGDILSDLCAGLVGGLGVAPGANIGDEAAVFEPVHGSAPKYAGQNKVNPLAIILSGVMMLEHLGEFEAAARVRQAVNEVLEEKKFVTYDLGGSAGTSEMADAIIRKMQ
- the nifV gene encoding homocitrate synthase; its protein translation is MKRHVIIVDTTLRDGEQTAGVVFANKEKVRIAKLLDKVGVHQIEAGIPVMGGDEKEAIKQIVDSGLKASIMGWNRAVISDIKHSLDCGVDAVAISISTSDIHIQHKLRSTREEVIKNMVKAVEFAKKHNLYVSVNAEDASRTEQDFLIKFAKAAKEAGADRLRFCDTVGIMEPFSTYERIKHLIEEVKIDIEMHMHNDFGMATANTFAGIRAGATHAGVTVVGLGERAGNAALEEVVMALKYLDNTDLEFNTEMFRELAEYVSLASGRELPAWKAIVGTNMFAHESGIHADGMLKHARTYEAFTPEEVGLERQIVIGKHSGTAAIIAKFHEYGIHLNEKEATEILARVRAAAVDLKRSLFDKELVYIYEDYIQGKRKTS
- the gatB gene encoding Asp-tRNA(Asn)/Glu-tRNA(Gln) amidotransferase subunit GatB — encoded protein: MAEYEAVIGLEVHAELKTNSKIFCGCTTEFGGAPNTHVCPICLGMPGVLPVLNRNVVEYAIKAGLALNCEIAEFSKFDRKNYYYPDLPKNYQISQYDLPIAKNGYLEIEVDGQTKRIGITRLHMEEDAGKLIHQGDDIAEAEYSLVDYNRTGVPLIEIVSEPDLRSPVEARLYMEKLKAILQYCDVSDCKMQEGSLRCDANVSVRPKGSTEFGTKTEIKNLNSFKALQRALEYEIKRQIEILEDGGRIVQETRSWDESKGITITLRSKEEAHDYRYFPEPDLVPLVIDREWVERVRQTLPELPDARRRRLMEEYGLPAYDAMVITGSKALADYFDQCVEKFSDAKTVSNWIMGELLRLLNAHNLEVEDSPVKPEGLAELLALINKGTISGKIAKTVFEEMFETGKGAEEIVKEKGLVQITDEKVLAPIVDKVIEENPKSVEDYRNGKDRAFGFLVGQVMKATKGKANPQLVNKLLRERL
- the gatA gene encoding Asp-tRNA(Asn)/Glu-tRNA(Gln) amidotransferase subunit GatA; translated protein: MNLYELTAHELHELLQKKEVSSREITQSVLERIEEVDDSVKAYVTLTKEKALQQADKVDKSLASGETLGPLAGIPMGFKDNICTKGIKTTCSSKILENFVPPYNATVVERLEEAGAICLGKLNMDEFAMGSSNENSAFFPTRNPWDLDRVPGGSSGGAVAAVAADEAIYTLGSDTGGSIRQPASFCGVVGLKPTYGLVSRFGLVAFASSLDQIGPITKDVTDCALVLQAIAGHDPYDSTSANLPVPDYRQALVPDIKGLRLGIPREYFGEGLDAEVKEAVNQAISKLEELGACCEEVSLPHTEYALPAYYLIAPAEASSNLARYDGVKYGYRTEEAKDTVSMYMKTRREGFGPEVKRRIMLGTYALSSGYYDAYYLKALKVRTLIKRDFDRAFEKYDALIAPTSPTVAFKIGEKANDPLAMYLSDICTIPVNMAGLPAISIPCGFSQGLPVGLQIIGKPFDEVTILRVAYTFEQNTDYHRAKPALEVKR